Genomic segment of Dromiciops gliroides isolate mDroGli1 chromosome 3, mDroGli1.pri, whole genome shotgun sequence:
CGTATTATATGATACATGGAAGGGGGTGCCCAGGCAGGGGTACACAGGGCCCAGGATAGACAAAGTACCAGAGCTATGTAGACAGGGCACAGGGACTGGCATCTGCTAAGCCTGGGGCAGGAGACTGGGGTGCCCAGGGTAGGAAAAGGGAACAGTGAGGAATAGATAAAGGTTCCAGAGGGCAGCCCCAGAATCCTGGCCCAAATGACAGAAAGCAAGGCTTATGATCCACAGTGCAATAAGGGAAAGCAGGGCTGCAGCCTGGGGAGCACGGTGGCAAGTGGCTTGGGATGAGGGCACATTGGCACAAGTGAGGCTTGGGTTCAGGGGCACACAGGTGCAAGCAGGGATCAGAGTCTCGTTGGATGGGGTCTAGGGTACCCAAGTAGAGGGAGGCTGGTGTAACCGTAGTGTAACTGGCTCCACAGACTGAGGTGCGGGGAGACAAGCCAGGTGGGCTGGGCTGGGGTGTACACGTGCAGTGGGTACAGGTGGACAAGCAAGGCTAGGACGGGGTGTCAGGGGAACAGTGGGTGGGTGAGAGACAGGCAGGGCTGGGCAGGGGTGCGGGGGTGCATTGGGTGAGGGGGCCTGGCAAGGCTGGAGGGAGTGAGCAAGGGTGCAGGGGGTGCACTGGGTGAGGGGGCGCGGGGCAGGGGACAGGTAGGGCTGGAGGGGGTGAGCAGGGGTGCAGGGGGTGCACTGGGTGAGGGGGCAGGCAGGGCTGGGCAGGGGTGCAGGCGGTGCGGGGGGCGGCGGGGCAGGGGGGCACGCGGCGCTGGACCGGGACTCGGCATCCGCTCGCCGGATCCCGGGGAGCAGGCGCACGAGCGGTTCGGCCAGGGTTGCGGGGGCAGGCGGGCTCACCAGTGCCAACGAGGGCTCTCGGGCGCAGGCCCGTAGTCCAGGGAAGAGAAGATGTCCTTGGCGCTGACGCCCCCACACGACGTCGCCTTTGGCCGCCGCCATGCCCGTGCGCCCGCACTCCAGCAGCAGCTCGCTCAGACCCAGCACCCGGCTCCTGCCCCGGACTCTGTGGGGAATCCACCGGGCACCGCCCCTCCCACCGCATGCCCCGCCTCCCTTTTCCCGCCGCAGCCTTCCATTGGCTCGAGGAGACAGACCGGAAGTGTGGCGCCTTCCGCCGGATGAGAGGGGGCTGAGTAACGGGAAGTGTGGCTTCCCAGGTAACGGCAAGACCTGCAGTCCACCGGAAGTGGGCTGGGGGGCGTCTGGGAGGATCTTTGGTCCCAAGGCTGGGGTCTGAGCAGTTTGTCTGTGAGTCCCCGCTCCCATCACTAGTGCCGGCCTCTGTGCCAGGAAGGGTTGTGATCTCAAGCGTTCTTTAGACGCGGGTAgcccgggggggggggtctcCCCTAATTCCCACAGCCCCCAGGGGTCCCATCCTGCCTGAGTAGGGCAGAGGATCCCTAAGCAGGCTTTAGGTCTGGGcccaggaaaggaggaagggaagggccCTGCATCCCCAGCCCCCTGGAGGGTCCCAGGACTGCCCCCAGGGCAGACCCCTCCGACCACCGGGGACCTCTAAGCGTCCTTTGGGTGCGGGACCCGCAGCGGCCCCCTCCCAGCCTCTCCAGGTCCCCAGGAGCGAGCCTGGCCGGGGACCTCTGAGCATCCTTTGGAGGAGGTGGTGGTCCCTTGGGACCCCTGGCAGGGGGCAGGTTGGATTCCTGGGGCGCTCAGCCCCTGGCCCAAGAGCCCTGACCCCTCGCGGTGTGTCCCGCAGCTTGGTCCAGCTCCGGGATCTCTAAGTGTCCTTCCATCACTCCTGGTCACCCCTCACCCAAGGCCATGGCTTCGGCCTCAGGCCCAGGCCGGGACAGCTCCTTGCTGGCGGCTGAGCTGAGGGAGGAGGCGAGAGCTGAGGCAGAGGAGGAGAGCAGGGGTCTGTGTGAGCAGATGCTGCTGCAGGTGGGCAGGGGTCCCAGGGGGActggtggggtctggggaggtgGAGGTTCAGGGGGGTGATTCTGGCATCCATGTCTCTGTAGGCCATGCAGAAGATCCTGGATGCCCAGTCACCCATGCCCGACTCCAGGCAGATCCAGCCCAAGCCTGGTAAGGGGGCACAGTGGGGGGCAGAGacgggagaaagagaggagacaaAGCATGGTGGTACCGAGGGGAGGAGCTGGAGGCAGATGAAGACGGAGGTGgttggagagaaggagaagagacccGGAGGCACGTCTGTGACTCCCCATCTCTTCGTGCCTGCTGGCGTCTCCATCTGAACCGATTCTGGGGTGGGGGCCCTCCACATCCCTGTCTTTTCCTCGATCTGGCCACCTGCCTTGGTTGCCCCATGACCTCACCCCCCTCCAGGTTTCTGCGTCAAGACTCGCTCCGCAGAGGGGAAGGTTTTCATCAACGTGTGTCAATCGGATGCCATCCCGGCCCCTGCAGATCTCAGTGAGCAGGAGCTGCTGTGTGTGCTCGAGGGGGATCAGGCTGCCTTCCGCATCCCCATGAGCCTGGGGGAGCCCCATGCTGAGCTGGACCGAGGTGGGCCGCACCCTGATCCTCAGCCCTGCCCcgactccctcccttcccagcctGGAGCCAGCCACTCCCTGCTGGGCTATCTCTGTttcccatctgtctgtctctggtcTGAGTGGTTCCctcctttcatctcttcctctgccttcaTCCTCTTATCTTTGTCTGTTTTATTGCTGCTGTAACTTTGCCTCCCTGGCCCAGCCCTGGGCTCCCTTGGTGTCCCACGCCCTTCCCTCTGggttccccttcctccctctgggTCCTCTGGCCAGGGCTGGTGGGAGGTTGGGGAGCAACCAGTGCTCAGTctctgtcctcatccttgccaggAGGGAATGGCTGCACGGCCTATGATGTCGCCATCAACAGTGACTTCTACAAGAAGCTTCGGGTATGGGCACTGGGGGTGTGGAGCCAGGGGAGGAGCTGCAGGAACCTGGGGCCTGGAGagcagggcagggggaggggcgcTGCGGGCAGAGCTCTGGGGGCTTCAGCCGCTGAGGGCCTTCTCCCCCGCTCCCCAGAGCAACGACTTCTTCTTGGAGTTTTTTGTCACGGTGGCTATGGAGGGTCTAGAGGACAAATATGGGACCCAGCTCAGCCGAGGTGAGGCCTTCCTCAAGGGTCTGGGGCCCCGGTGCGTGGCCAGGGTCTGGGAAGCAAAGCGGGCCCACTGATGCCCATTGCATCTCACTGCCTGCAGAGTGGCGCCTGCTGAAACACCGGCCCTTCCTGGGCTCCATCTCCCAGCAGAACATCCGGACACAGAGCCAGCCACGACCTCCAACCATCCAGGAGCTTGGAGACAGGTGAGCGGGGCTGCGGTGCTGCGCCCTGCTCTGCGCTGCCCACAGCCCTTAGCCCTACCTGGTTCTTTTTGCAATCTGTGCCTGGCCCATGGCTAATCTTGGAGTGCTGGGCTTCCCCATCCATGTTTGCCTCAGAAACTTTGTTTGTCTTGCTTCAGcatgaggtgggagggagagaaggcaggtCTTTGCTTTGCAGACTAGTACCTGCgtacagtagacacttaatgaatgcttgtccATTGACTGTTGCCATCTCTCCCCAGCCCCAGCACTGAGGATCCCCCTCTGAGGCTCTGGCTAGAGGCCCCAGACCTGCTCCTGGCTGAGGTGGTCTTGCCCAAAGTGGTAAGTGCCCCAAGCAGGTGGGCCCCCGGGCAAAGGAGAGCACCCAGTTGGAGCAGGGAGAGGGGGAGCCTGAGATTTTCCCATCAGGCCAGAGGGCTGGGGAGTCTAGTGTGAAGAAAAAGTGAGCCAGAGTTCAGGCCCTGGGCTGGGCTCCAGCCCCTATCTCACCCTATCTCATTCTGTCTCTCCGTCTGTTCCAGGCCTCAGCCCGGGAGCTCTCGCTGCAGCTTGGGGGGGACCGACTAGTCCTGGGGGCACCGGGAACCCCCTACCATGTAGATGTCTTTGTCCCCCACGACATCAACCAAGAACAGTGCAGGGCTGCCTTCAACCAGAAGAGCAAGGTGGGCCCAAAGGCTCCTGGGCTGGAGCGGGGCTGGGTGGGCCTGGGCCAGCAGGGCAGCCTGGGTCTTCAGTGCCTTCTGTTTCTCCTCCAGACCCTGATGATCTCCCTGCCCCTGAGCAGCAGGACCCAGGCTCTGTAGGTGGAGGCCCGGCCTGAACGGACGTCCTTGTTTTCCCTGACTCccttttaaataaaaactttttacatAGAAGAGCTCTTGTCTGCTTGGGGACTGAGGCCTGGCTCCGTGATTGCAAGGCTCCTGTGGGCAGCCCCCCGCAGTGTGGAGGCAGAGTTCAGGGGCTAGCTGCTGGGTGAGGCCTGGGAGCTCTCTGCCCTGCTCTCAGACAACTTTCATCTTACTGAGGGGAGACCACTGGGACCACAACTCAGTGAAGGGCAGGTTTTTGAGGAGAGAAGGCACTGATAGGGTTGGCTGAGGaaggtggtacctgagctgaGGCTGGAAGGTCATAAGAACAAGGGACTTGTGCCAGATGTGAAGGACGGCAGCAGGAGGGTGGGAGGGCAGGAGGCAGGAATGTCCCAGGGAGAAGCTGCAGGGGCAGGGGCTGGAGCTGGAAGCCAGAGGAAACAGGGAGCTACGGATGGTGGTTGAGCAGGGGTACCATGATCACACCTCCCTCTGATTGGGCCgtggagaggaggagaggttGGAGTTGGGAGGCCAATGAGGAGACAAATTTAAGAATCCGGGAATGAGATGACAGGCTGAATGTGGGTGGGGGGCATATGAGTTCAGAGAGAAATCAGAGATGGGTGTAGAGAGGGAGGGTTGAGGGTGAGCCCCCCGGAAGGCTGGAGAGGTAGGAGAAGGGACAGGTCTGGGGGGGGTGGCCAGAGCGGGCTGCTTCCCTCCTCTCTGGGACAGGCTGAGTTTGATGCAAGCGTGTGCTGgagatgtgggactggagctgGCGAGGAAGACCCTCTGGGTCCGTAGCTGCAGGAGATGGTCATTAGATCCCTGGGGACTAGGGAGGCCACCACAAAGAACagtaaatggagagaagagaagagggctcaggacggAGCTTTGGACCCCCCCCAAGCATGATACAGATGGTGGCCCCGGAGGGCGcaggaaggaggtgggggaggggaaggcctGTGGACGTTGTGTCATTAAATGATGACGGGGAGGAGGCCAAGGCTGCAGAGGTCAGGAAGGGTGAGTGGGAGAGGCCCCTGAGAACCGCTAGAGCAGGGCTAGCCGCTGCTCGGAGCTGGGGTGAGGAGGGGTCCACAGGGGCACCCTGCAGGCTtcccaaggcccagagaagagggCCTGCAGCCCTTCTTTCTCCAGCCCTGCTGAGGTTAGGGGGAGTCCTGGGGGGAAGCCAGATGTGAAAATATTCATTCGCTTCTCTGCCCCTTCTGCCCCAGCTTCCCTGGCTGTGGCCCCTGGCTCTGGACATGGGCAGCCCACAGTCCCTCCCTGTGGGCCGTGCAGAGCAACCCTTGGGCCTCTGGGCCCCCAGCTGTCCTCAAGATAGGAAGGCGCCACACAGGGACTCAAGGGATGGGTGCCTCGCCCAGCCATGGGACAGAACTCCATCCACCCGACCCTCAGGCCTGAGCCCTGGCCAGACCCGAGCCCCAGCCTGGGCTGGCCGGCCCtgggcctctctccctctgctgCCACGTCTGcctcttctcctttgttctcCATCCCTTGCATCCCTGGGTAACCTCAGCTGttggtctctgtctttctctgctcTTCTCCCTCAGCTGATGTGATAATAGCAGCCGGCCTCCCCCGGCCTCCTCCacagaatggaagctccctgCAGGTCAGAGTTTGGTTTTGTCCACTTAATAAAGGCTGAATGccacctctttctcctccctttaagacttttcttttctttcttttttttttatttgaggcagttagggttaagtaacttgcccaaggtcacacagctttatccactgcaccacctagctgccccctccctttaaGACttagcttaggggcagctaggtggtgcagtggatagagcactggccctggattcaggaggacctgagttcaaattcagcctcagatgcttgacactacctgtgtgaccctgggcaagtcacttaaccctcattgccccaccaaaaaaaataaacaaataaaaaataagtattagcaaaaaaaaaaaaaaaagacgtggCTTAGACTCCCAGGCCTCGAAGGTCTGTACTGGGGGTagtggtggagggagttcccctTGGGGGAGTCTTGGATTCACCAGGAAAGGCTTGGCCAAAAGATCTCTAAGCCCACAATCCATCAGCATCCTGTTCTCTTGGGCTCTGCCTATCTGAGGCATCctgcttctcctctccctccgATTCTCCCAATGTGGTCAGGATTTGTCCACAAGCAAGccctgcctcagtctctctccggatctccagctgcctattggacatctcaaattagatgtcACAGAGACATCTTAACCTCAATATGTCCCAAACTGACCTCATCCCCCACAATCAAGGCagcgaggtgacacagtgggaaAAATGCTGTacctggcatcaggaggacctgagttcaaatccagcctcacacacttaactagccgtgtgaccctgggcacttcatttcacctgtttgcctcagtttccccatctgcaaaatgagaataatcagaGCACCTGGCTCCCAAGGTTAAGGATTGGGGATAGTATTAGTacagcacttaacaaatgcttgtttatcGATTATTGATCGACTGATTAACCACTTCAGTGTAGACCAATAGAAAGAGCCATGGCTCTGAAACCCCAGGACCTGGGCATCCCTCCTGTGCAGAGCTGGGGGCACCCTGGCAGTTCTCACAAATAAATACATTGGTCCAGGCAGCCAAGTTTCCCCTTTGTCTCCTCTTTGCCCATGGGTGGGGAGGTCACTCACACTGGCACTCACTGCCAGTCATGCGACTCAGCACATTCCCCATTCTGCTGATCTGTCTTCACCCCCTAGCCCCGCCCCTGATCTCACCCCTAACTGCCCCTTGCCCTCCATCCTGTCTACACTGATAGAGCTAGAGTAGTCATTGGGTCGGACCCTATCAccatacagatggggaaactgaggctcaagaaggAAAAGTGAtcgttcaaggtcacacaattagtaaataacaaagttgggatttgaactcaggatttggGACTAGACCCTGCAGGGCTGAAACTCAGAAGAGACTTTACAAAAGTTAGAGACAGGGGCCCTGACTCTCCACTTGCGCAGGAGTGTAGTGAGGCAGCCCCTCACTTCAGCAAAGTCTGACGGCACAGTACTATCCTACTGTACTACATACagcaggcacttcataaatgctttgcTGACTCCCATTTCATTCAGGTACTCTCACTGGGTCAGCCCTCTTGGGCCATGGGCACCCATGagacttccagttctttgctctgGCCAAATTCTGCTGTAAAGAAGTGTGGACATGGGAGGCCTTTCATCTGCTTGGGGTATGTAGCCAGTAGTGGCCTCACCAGGGCAAAGCACCTTCATTTTAGCACCCTGCTTTGGTTGAATTCCCAACATTTAACAGATGCTCTGAGCTACGTCACAGCCCCACCAGCAGGGCATTCCTGTGCCTGTCTCATCACTGCCCCTCAAACAACTGTGATTTTCTCTGTGTCAGCTTTGTCAATGCAATGGACACAGTTCTTAAAATTTACATTGCTCTTTGTATTAGAGCTTTGGTGGTTGTTGGCAGCTTGCATTCCCTCTTTCAAAAACTGCCCAttgtaattccttttttttttttttagtgaggcaattggggttaagtgacttgcccagggtcacacagctagcccaTTGTAATTCTTGATCCCTTATCCAAGAATTTGAGGGGACTTTAGCATCTGCCAATGACCAACCCATACGTCAATGGGATCCTCACCATAGCAGATCTGAGAAATGGTCCTCCATCCTCTGTTTGAAGACCCCCAAGGATAGAGAAACCCAGCACTCCCACAGGCAGCGCCATCCCACACAGCATGGTGCCCAGAACAGTCTGCCAAGACCAATGGGGCTATCACATCCCTCCTCTTGGAAGCTTTGCCCTCCTAATACATCCTGCACTCACGATCACGTTGGCAGTCACACGGCACTGTGAACTCATATTCACCTTGCAGTCCACTGAAATCCCCAGAGGATTTTCAGAGCAACTGCTGCCTAACTAGACTTCCTAGAACTTGTCCTGGGGAAGTTCACTATTTGTCCCATTGTGCAAGACCTTACATTTCTGCTTACTGAGTTTCCTATTATTAGCATCAGTCCATCAAGATCTGACTCTGTCTTCTAGTATGTAAACTCTCCCACCCAGCTTAGGAGCGTCTGCCAATCTGATGAGCATACCCTCAATACCTTTATCAgtgtcactgataaaaatgttcaacAGTCCAGGACCTGCATGGATGCAGGGGACAAGGGCACTCCATTACAGAACTCCTGCCATATTGCCACTCtaccattaatgactactctaaCAACTGCTGCCTAACTTGTTCTGAATtgatattccttccttccttccttccttccttccttccttccttccttccttccttccttccttccttccttcctttctttctttccttttcagggcaatgagggttacgtgacttgtccagggtcacacagctagtaagtgtcaagtgtctgaggctggatttgaactcaggtcctcctggatccagggcaggtgctttatccactgcaccacctagctgcccctgatatgaTTTCATTATCATCTGGTCCATCTTCTCCATAAGAATACTAGGAGACATTTCATCAAAAGCTTTGATTGGCAAAGTGTATCCACTGCATTTTCTCAGTTTAGTAATACTActaaaaatggaaatgaggttGGTCTGGTATAACCCATGCTTGCAGAAGCCAGGTTGGCTCTTCAGAGCCACTGCTTCCCTCTCTAGATGTCTGACAACTATCTCTTTAATGATCCCTTCCCGAACTTTCCTAGGAATCCCAGTCAAGCTCATTGGCTAATCATAGCTTGCAGATTTATtgtgttctcttctcttctgcaAAGAGGGGCAACCTGTGCCCTTCTGCAATCTTATGCCATCTCTCCCATTTTCCAAAATCTTTCAAATGGCCCTGACAGTGACTCAGCAATTATGCCTGTCAGTTCATTTAGGACCCAAAGATGGAATGCATCTGGGCAAACTCCCCCAAAACAATGAGGGCTTTCCTTACTATCTTCTAACATATCTTGGAAAACAACTCCCTGTGAGtcgtttttgttttgtcatttcgaGTGCAAAGatcattcttcttggcagaggaaacagaaacaaaacaggaAGTAAGTAGCTCTATCTTTTCTCCATTAGCAGTTATTACTTTCCTGTCCATTCCAAGCAAACTCCCTGTCCCTTCTTCGATCATTCCCCACTTCCCTCTGCCCTTTTCCCCAAGGGATACACGCGATGGCATagtatatagagtgctggacttgaagtcaagggagacctgagttcaaatccttagaTACTAATTGGGAGTGTCTCACTCTCTTATTTGCTCTCAGCCTCCGGTACCTCACCTGTAAGAGGAAGATGA
This window contains:
- the PIH1D1 gene encoding PIH1 domain-containing protein 1 isoform X2; the encoded protein is MASASGPGRDSSLLAAELREEARAEAEEESRGLCEQMLLQAMQKILDAQSPMPDSRQIQPKPGFCVKTRSAEGKVFINVCQSDAIPAPADLSEQELLCVLEGDQAAFRIPMSLGEPHAELDRGGNGCTAYDVAINSDFYKKLRSNDFFLEFFVTVAMEGLEDKYGTQLSREWRLLKHRPFLGSISQQNIRTQSQPRPPTIQELGDSPSTEDPPLRLWLEAPDLLLAEVVLPKVASARELSLQLGGDRLVLGAPGTPYHVDVFVPHDINQEQCRAAFNQKSKTLMISLPLSSRTQAL
- the PIH1D1 gene encoding PIH1 domain-containing protein 1 isoform X1, which gives rise to MPVRPHSSSSSLRPSTRLLPRTLWGIHRAPPLPPHAPPPFSRRSLPLARGDRPEVWRLPPDERGLSNGKCGFPAWSSSGISKCPSITPGHPSPKAMASASGPGRDSSLLAAELREEARAEAEEESRGLCEQMLLQAMQKILDAQSPMPDSRQIQPKPGFCVKTRSAEGKVFINVCQSDAIPAPADLSEQELLCVLEGDQAAFRIPMSLGEPHAELDRGGNGCTAYDVAINSDFYKKLRSNDFFLEFFVTVAMEGLEDKYGTQLSREWRLLKHRPFLGSISQQNIRTQSQPRPPTIQELGDSPSTEDPPLRLWLEAPDLLLAEVVLPKVASARELSLQLGGDRLVLGAPGTPYHVDVFVPHDINQEQCRAAFNQKSKTLMISLPLSSRTQAL